Proteins encoded in a region of the Paenibacillus pedocola genome:
- a CDS encoding winged helix-turn-helix domain-containing protein, producing the protein MITYRLSKQQARMFLLHHQRLVPGGLPGGKQSIVEYVRHVGCIQYDPLSIAGHNHELVLQARVPGFVPGLANELLYTDRILYDGWDKNMSIYCTEDWPYFRRLRDQALARQHGNEVLLKTIMQVREALIERGPLSSLDLEGKEKMNWAWAPARITRAALETMYFRGEVSVHHRVHTRRYYDFTANLLPERILNADEPNPTQEQYNDWYVLRRIGSIGLQWNKSGDGWLGISGLKSKERTAAVQRLLLNDSIREVYVEGLKLPLYMRSQDAPELEAVLLREAEGADNPAGAKNGGTFAAALAPLDNLLWDRELIRQLFGFHYRWEVYKPAAEREFGYYVLPLLCGDRFAARFEPVMNRKNGVLSINSWWWEPGETLTAEMIPVIADAIASLARCNRAVSVAFSPEVIQGCGLQELSDAVSDLCNVQA; encoded by the coding sequence GTGATTACCTATAGACTGAGCAAGCAGCAGGCCCGGATGTTTTTGCTGCATCACCAGCGTCTGGTTCCTGGTGGTCTTCCTGGCGGTAAGCAGAGTATCGTTGAGTATGTCCGTCATGTTGGCTGTATTCAATATGATCCGCTCAGCATTGCCGGACATAATCATGAGCTTGTGCTTCAGGCACGTGTTCCGGGTTTTGTCCCCGGGCTGGCGAATGAACTGCTGTACACAGACAGAATACTGTACGACGGCTGGGACAAGAATATGTCGATCTACTGCACAGAGGACTGGCCCTATTTTCGCCGGTTAAGAGACCAGGCGTTAGCGCGGCAACATGGAAATGAAGTTCTGCTGAAGACGATAATGCAAGTACGGGAAGCGCTAATCGAGCGCGGGCCGCTGTCTTCTCTGGATCTGGAAGGGAAAGAGAAAATGAACTGGGCCTGGGCCCCGGCCAGAATCACACGGGCTGCATTGGAAACGATGTATTTCCGGGGCGAAGTTTCCGTACACCACCGTGTACATACCCGCCGTTATTACGACTTCACCGCCAATCTGCTGCCGGAACGTATTCTAAACGCCGATGAGCCTAATCCCACACAAGAGCAATATAATGACTGGTATGTGCTGCGGCGTATCGGCAGTATCGGGCTGCAATGGAATAAATCCGGTGACGGCTGGCTCGGTATTTCCGGCCTGAAGAGCAAGGAGCGGACTGCGGCTGTACAGCGCCTGCTGCTGAATGACAGTATACGTGAGGTATATGTAGAGGGTCTTAAGCTTCCGCTGTATATGCGGAGTCAAGATGCACCGGAGCTTGAAGCTGTGCTGCTGCGGGAAGCAGAAGGAGCCGATAACCCGGCCGGAGCCAAGAATGGAGGCACGTTCGCGGCTGCGCTGGCTCCGCTTGATAATCTGCTGTGGGACAGAGAGCTGATCCGGCAGCTGTTCGGGTTCCATTACCGCTGGGAGGTATACAAACCTGCAGCAGAACGGGAATTCGGCTATTATGTGCTGCCTCTGCTCTGCGGCGACCGTTTTGCGGCCAGATTTGAGCCGGTAATGAACCGGAAAAACGGTGTTCTGTCGATCAACAGCTGGTGGTGGGAGCCCGGCGAAACCCTTACCGCCGAAATGATTCCGGTGATCGCTGATGCTATCGCATCGCTGGCCCGCTGTAACAGAGCGGTCAGCGTAGCTTTTTCACCTGAAGTCATCCAAGGCTGCGGTCTTCAGGAGTTGTCGGATGCGGTAAGTGACCTGTGCAATGTACAAGCATAG
- a CDS encoding ATP-binding cassette domain-containing protein, translating to MTLQQQHLLHLSGATKLYNGHPVLNDISMTIDTGTATALIGRNGSGKSTLLAILAGLLKLSSGSLLPAKQKLRISYAPEAFPGLKMSAEEYLNSMGRISGMSAALLKNKIVQLLEAFQLTPFRKQAMTGYSKGMLQKVNLIQSLLGEPELLLLDEPLSGLDLPAQHTLIELLKELKCSGTALVFSVHEPFCVEALDAGVHVLQAGRTLMITDAGKLRDKPSSYILSTAFTQQAHTAMTELTGYISSQYVHHRYTGEECMEWEVETAWTDEFLRHILDLGGSVLSLEQRSGKCGLEQWMDPKQSGEATA from the coding sequence ATGACACTTCAACAGCAGCACTTGTTACATTTATCCGGGGCAACCAAGCTGTATAATGGTCACCCGGTTCTAAATGATATATCCATGACAATAGATACCGGAACAGCCACAGCTCTAATCGGACGCAACGGCTCAGGCAAAAGCACGCTGCTTGCGATTCTAGCCGGGCTGCTCAAACTTTCTTCCGGAAGCCTGCTCCCGGCGAAACAGAAGCTAAGAATTAGTTATGCGCCTGAGGCGTTTCCCGGGCTCAAGATGTCAGCGGAAGAGTATTTAAATAGCATGGGCCGGATTAGCGGAATGTCAGCGGCGCTGCTTAAGAATAAGATTGTTCAGCTGCTTGAGGCTTTTCAGCTTACGCCGTTTCGTAAACAGGCCATGACAGGGTACTCCAAGGGCATGCTCCAAAAGGTGAATCTGATTCAGAGCCTGCTTGGTGAGCCGGAGCTGCTGCTGCTGGATGAACCTTTGTCCGGACTTGATCTCCCGGCACAGCATACGCTTATAGAACTCCTGAAGGAATTGAAATGCAGCGGTACAGCCCTCGTCTTCTCCGTCCATGAACCATTCTGTGTAGAAGCTCTGGATGCCGGAGTACATGTGCTTCAGGCGGGCAGGACACTGATGATAACAGATGCAGGGAAGCTTCGGGATAAGCCTTCATCATACATATTAAGCACAGCGTTTACGCAACAGGCACATACAGCAATGACAGAACTAACCGGCTATATTTCCTCCCAGTACGTTCATCATCGCTACACTGGAGAAGAGTGTATGGAATGGGAAGTGGAAACTGCCTGGACGGACGAATTCTTGCGTCATATCCTGGACTTGGGCGGATCGGTGCTATCGCTGGAACAACGCAGCGGAAAGTGCGGACTTGAACAGTGGATGGATCCAAAACAGAGCGGGGAGGCCACCGCATGA
- a CDS encoding four-helix bundle copper-binding protein, giving the protein MTRIQYQECIDACIKSMNACNYSYVSSLKEYDLATLRESIRLDRECADICSFAIQAMTRQSPFVVEILRLCAEICERCADESSRHKQTHCQECIDACRSAAMACRLISGAVEVYA; this is encoded by the coding sequence ATGACCCGAATTCAATATCAGGAATGCATTGACGCATGTATCAAATCTATGAATGCCTGTAACTATAGCTATGTCTCAAGCCTGAAAGAATATGATCTTGCTACCCTGCGGGAGAGCATCCGTCTTGACCGGGAATGTGCGGATATTTGTTCTTTTGCCATCCAGGCAATGACCCGTCAAAGTCCGTTCGTGGTTGAAATCCTGCGCCTGTGCGCGGAAATCTGCGAACGCTGTGCCGATGAGAGCAGCAGGCATAAGCAAACACACTGTCAGGAGTGCATTGATGCCTGCCGCAGTGCTGCAATGGCTTGCCGCCTGATTAGCGGTGCCGTAGAGGTATACGCTTAA